The Bernardetia sp. sequence GTTCTTAATGAAAATTGCTAATTATTTTAGTTTTTGATAGTATTTATACTACTTACATTAGAAACTATCCTAATTCTATCAAACAAATTAATATTGCTATTGACCTATTTCTACTTATTACCTTGAATATATTTTGACAAAAATATATTCAGCAAACAACAACCATGATGAAGCAACTAATAATACTAGACGACGCATTCCAAACGCTAAACGAAGGAAGACAACTTCTTACTCACACTATCGATTTCGAAATTCCTTATTGGAAAAAACGAACACACAAAGTACACGTAGATATTCGCATTACAGACCGTTGGCTTATGGTAATCATTGCTATTTTATTGATGATTATTGGACTTCAATGGTGGATTCCAAGGGCAAGCAACACGACGACACAAATTGATAATATGCTCGTTCAGATGCCTAACAAAAGTAGCGTAATTCCTACTTCTGTGCCAGCAGCCGAACCTATCAATGATGTTCTTTCTTATATCATGACGCACTTAGAAGAAACGCAATCTGAAATACCACAAACACACCAAGAACAGAGAGACAAATTTTTGGTACAGAAACAGCTTCTGATTACTAAATATTTGATAGAGAACAAGGCTTCTCGTTTGGATAAGCTAAAAGATGATGAGCTTTTGAAACTCAATGAAGAAATCACACAACTTTTTATTGATTTGGTTTTGAATAATGTAAATGCACAAAAACACGTTTATACTTATTTTACGGACAATAAAGACCTCAATAAAATTGAAACTTCATTGATGGAGCAGGCAAAGTTTCACGTTCCAGCATCTATAAAATTAGCACAGTCAGCCCTAGAAACAGCTTACGGACAGCGCATTGTAGATAATAATTATTTTGGCATTAAAGATAAAAATAGAAAAAGCAGTCTTACCACAACAACAGAATATTACACAGCCTTGGAAAAACAAGCTAATAAAAATATTATTATTAGCTCACAACGAGTTGTCAAGAATGGAAAAACGCTTTATAAGTGCATTGTCAAAGACCATTTTGCAGAATATAATTCGCCATGGCATTCGTTCCGTTCGCACTCTATATTTTTAAGTACCAACAAACGCTATTCGCCTCTTTTTACAAAAGGTAAAAACTATGAAGACTGGGCAGACAAAATTGGTTCTACAAAGTATGGTGGAGTAGGTTATGCAACTTCTCCAATTTATGGCGAACTCTTGAAAAAAATTATCAAACGCTACCACTTAGACCTATTAGATTTTTGACATAAAAAAACAACATGGTTTTGTTTGATAAATAAAAGAAAAACGGATTTGAGAAAAATTACTCAAATCCGTTTTTTGCATTTTTCCTAACGTTAGGAAAATAGCGTAATTCACTTTAAACGGCTTTTTAGACATTTTTCCTGATAGCAGGAAAATAGCACAGTTAGCTTTAAATGGGCTTTTTAGACATTTTTCCTAACGTTAGGAAAATAGCGTAATTGGCTTTAAATGGGCTTTTTGTAGATTTTTCCTAATACAAACAAAATAGTATATGGACAGTAAACACTAGCTTTTGTCCTGCATTTAAAAAAGGCTACATTTGTAAACCTATTTATTTAAAAACAAAGAAATTATGCCTATTCAAATTGGTCAATATAATACCGTCAAAATTTTACGCACCACTCCTCATGGTGTTTATGTAGGAAGCTCGCTTTTAGATGAGGTTTTGTTACCTCAAAAGTATATTCCTCAAGATGCAAAGGAAGGCGATGAGATAGAAGTTTTTGTCTATACAGACACCGAAGATCGTCCTGTTGCTGTTATTGAAAAACCTATTGCTGTTGTTGGAGAAATTGCAGCTTTAAGGGTAGTAGATATTACTAAATTTGGAATGTTTTTAGATTGGGGACTGATAGAAAAAGATTTGTTTCTTCCACAAGACGAAATTCCGAAAGGCAATAAAGAAGCAAGAGAAACACAGAAGCCTATTCAAAGAGGAGATTATGTATTTGTCAAACTTGCCCTAGACCACAAGACAAATCGTGTGATTGGTTTGGGTAAATTAGGAAGTTTTATAGAGCGAGAAGATATTGATTTGGAAGAAGATGAAGAAGTTACAGCCATTGTAGGACAAGAAACAGAAATTGGCTATCGTTGCATTGTCGAAAAAGATGGCATTTATTATTATGGTATGCTTTATCATAATGAAATTTTTGGACGAAAAAACATACAAGGAAAAAAGCATACTGTTTATGTAAGAAAAATACGTGAAGATGGACGAATAGATTTAAGATTCAGAAAAGATGGTTTTGATGGAATAGCTGACCAAAGTAGTATTATTATGCAAAAATTAGAAGAAAACAACGGTTTTTTGCCTATTTCAGATAAAAGCTCGCCTGAGGAAATACTAGATTATTTCAATATGAGTAAAAAAACATTTAAAAAATTAATAGGTAATTTATATAGAGAACGTAAAATTAGTATTGATAAAAAGGGTATTCAAAAAACAAGAGAATAATATTTGTATTTTGAAATAATTTTATATATTTACGATACATAGAGTATATCTGTTTGTCTAGTGTAGTAAAGAATATCTTCTTTCTAAATACAAAACAAAATTGCAGATTTATGTTTTTTTGATATAATTTTTTTGTATGCCATGTAATTTTGTGTATATTTCTAAAAATTAGCTCACTCTGACAATAAAATTATGTACGGATTTGTCTAATTGCTATTTATCAAACAAACTAAAAAACTCTAAAAAATTTTAGTTCCACTCTAAAGCAGTATAAGAATCTTGAACCTGAATGATTACTATAGAGAAATGTTGGAAGGCGAGGTAATTGTATCGTACAAAGGAGCTCCATCACAATCTCTTTTTGATGGGATTTTGAGTGTGGCAGATGAACGTTTAGCTGCCCTTGAACAAAAGTCCAAAATCAGAAAGAAAGTCTATCATATTATGATAGAGGCACTCCAAAATGTATATCACCACACACAAGGAGAAGGTGTACAAAAATCTGAAAGCCCAGAAACAGTATTATTTGTTCTTTCCAAACATGCGAAAGGATACGAAATTTCTACTGGAAATTATATCCCCACCTCACTTGTTTCCACTTTACAATCACACATTGAAAGGATAAATCAATCTTCTGCTGAACAAATAAAACAGCTTTATCGTGAGCAATTACACGGTGGAGAAGTTTCTATAAAAGGGGGAGCAGGCTTAGGAATCATTGATATTGCACGCCGTTCGGGCGAAAAACTCGTCTATTCTTTTGAAGACGCTGGCGAGGACAATTCTTTTTTTAGTTTGAAAGTAAAAGTTTCGGCTTAAACAATATATTTGAATGGAAAATTTTTTCTTAGAAGGTACTAATAAGACACCACAACTAGATTTTAACTCTAACGAAGGACGATTCCTCATTGCAGGACGCTCCATCCCAGAAAACTCTATTGAGTTTTATAAGCCTCTTTTTGAGTGGTTAGATAATTATGTCAGTCAAGCAAAATCAAGTACAGTTTTAGATGTAAAATTGGAGTACTTCAATACGAGTTCTTCAAAGTGTTTGGTAGAGATTTTCAGAAAATTAGAAACTCTACAACAAAAAAATGATAATGTCTTGATAAACTGGTATTACGAAGAAGATGATGAAGACATGCAAGAGTCTGGAGAAGATTTTCAAGAAATCATAGATGTCAAAATTGTCTTGAATGAAATGGAAGAAGAAGACTAAATCCTTTTTCTTTGTAAGAGTGTAAAATATTCAGATAGCTATTCTAAAATATAGGATAGCTGTTTTTTTGTATCTAGTCTTTTGTCAGATGAATCAGATACGGAACAGCTTCGATAAGGGAAGCCGTTTCAAAATCTATTAAGGCTTTGTTTTTTATTCTTTCAAAAGTATTATACTGATTGATAAAGCATGTTTTCATTCCTGCATTGCGTCCAAACTGCATATCTGAAAGACTATCTCCTACAATAACTGAACGCTTAAAGCTAATTTCACAAAAATCCTTCTTTGCATCAATCGCCATTCCGATAGCTGGTTTACGACGTGGAGAACCTGTTTTGGCAAGGTCTGGGCAAAAATATATTTTTTGTATTTGTGGTAACTTTTCTAGCAAAACATTATGAATAACTTCAAGGTCTTTGTCAGTCATGAGTCCTTTTCCAATCCCTTGCTGATTGGTTACTACCACAATATTTTCAAAATGTTCTTTCAAAATATCTAAGGCTTCTACTGCCGTTTCAAAAATAGTAAATTCATCTAACGTTTTGACATAATCATTGTCTAGTTTTCTATTCAAGACACCATCTCTATCTAAAAAAAGTGTCCAGTTATTTGCTCTCTTTTTGTTCTTCATTTTCTTCGATTAGTCTATTTAATGAGAAATTGTACAAAAAACACTAACCTTTGTGTGTTTTTTACGTTATCATAATAACAATTACCAAATTTACCTAAAAATGCTAAAAAACTTTACTGTTGGATAGCATTTTTTTTATTTGCTTTCTAATTTCAGAAAACCCCTCCAGTATGAATCAGTACAATCGTACTTCCTTTTTCAAAAAAATTATCTTTTGCTAACTCTTTTACTGCAAAAAAGGCTTTTCCCGTATAAATAGGTTCAATTTCAAGCTCATTATTTTGATGAAACTCTTTTATAAACTTTACTAATCGTTCCGATTTTTTAGCATAACCTCCTTCATGAAAATCTGTATTCAGAATCAGATGACTTAGAGCTGACTGAATTTTGTCTTCATCATTTTCATAAAAATTCTCTAAAAGTTTTTCGATATCCTCTTTTAAAAAACTCCCTCCTTTTAGTGCAGAAATAGCCAAAACTTTGTTTTTCAAATAATTTTCTTTATTTGAAACAGAATTTAAAATCCCTGCTGCTGTTCCTCCTGTTCCGATACCGAGTACAAAATAATCAATGTTTTCTTCTATCAAATTAGATGCTATATCGACAATATGACTTGTACCTTTGAGAGCTAATGGATTTGAACCACCTTCTGGTATGAGAAAAAAACTGCCAAACTTCTGTTCTAGTTCTTTTAAAAATTGTATATCATTTTTTTCTCTGTATTGGCTTCGTGAAATGTAATGCAGTTGCATATTTTGTTCTTTACAAAAGGCAAGTACAGGATTTAGTTCTTTGTGTTCTTCCCCCCTAATAATGGCAATACTCTCAAATCCCAACTCTTTAGCAGCAAAAGCTGTTGCTCTCAAATGGTTGGAATATGCGCCTCCAAAAGTAAGTAGCTTTTTCTTGCCTTGTTTTTTGGCTTCTAGTAGATTGTAATAGAGTTTGTAGAGTTTGTTTCCTCCAATATGTTTGTGTTGAGCATCCAAACGAAGTACCTTTACACTTAAGTTTTTTTCATTAAAGGTTTTGTTTTCCCACTCTGAAATAAAAGCAGGGGAAAGAAATTTCTCAAATAAGGAGGGAAAGGGATAATTTAGCAAAGTAAAATGGAATTAGGATAAGTGATATTTGAAATAAAAATACAGATAAAGTCGTGTTTTTTATCTATTTTGTAAATATGAAAAATAAATTTAGTTTTCTAAATCAAATTATACCTCTATGATAAAAGTAATCTATCAAGGCAAATTACGCACAGAAGCCACTCATATTAGTTCACAAAATAAATTACTTACCGATGCTCCAAAAGATAACCACGGAAAAGGCGAAACATTTTCTCCAACAGATTTAGTATGTAGTTCTCTTGCTTCTTGTCAGATGACTGTTATGGGAATTTTAGCAGAGCGAGAAGGAATAAATTTGGAAGGTTTAGAGGCGTATGTAGAAAAAATAATGGTAGATAAACCTCGCAGAATCGGACGTATCAAGATTACTTATACTTGTCCAGATAGCTTAGAGCTTTCAGTAAAAGAGCATGAAAAATTGCATCGCACAGCCATGACGTGTCCAGTTGGGCTTAGCTTACATAGCGATATTGTACAAGAAGTAGAGTGGGAAAATTTGCATCTGAAAGCATAAAACCAATCCTTTGAATGTTCTACAAATTTCTCTCTACTTTTCTCATTTATTTAGTTGCCATTGCATTTCAAAATGTAATGGCTCAACGTTCTGCAAAAAACGATATTGCACAAAAAAAGTTAGACAGTCTTTGGCAAGTGCATGAAAAAACACAAAAAAATGATATAGAAGATACTTTAAAAATAAATACCCTTTTAGATATTGCAACACAATATCTTGACATAAAAAGTGATTCTGGGCGTATTTTAGCAGAAGTTGCTATTCAGAAATCAGAAGAAGAGCTATATTTTAGAGGAACAGCCAGCGCAGTCAGAGTGATTGGCAAATACCATCAGCAAAAAAGTAATTATGATTCAGCTATTCATTTTTTTAGAGCTTCTTCTGACCTTTATCAAGAAATTGGAGATTCAATTACTTATTCTCTTGTCTTGAACGAACTTGCAGGAATATATTATGTACAAGGAAACTACCAGCGTGCCTTAGAAAATTTATTGGTAGCCTTAGGAATACAACAGCGTTACGACGACAAACTCAAAGTAGCTCGTGCGCTCAATAATATGGCTCTGATTTATAAACGAAATCATCAATACGATAAAGCCATACAAATGCACAAGCAAGCTATTTTGATGAAGGAAGAACTCAATGATAGCACAGGAATTGTAACAGGAAATCTCAATATTGGTAGTGCTTATTCTGAACAGGGTAATCATCAGCAGGCTCTCTTCTATTTGGAAAAAGGATTGCCTTTAGCTCTCCAATTAGGAAATGATTTCCTTACTTGTCAGTATTATATCAGTTTGGGGATGAATATAATGCAAAGAGATTCCTTGAGAGACTCAAACTCTAAAGAAAAGACTTTTTCATACCTTATGAAAGCAGAAAAGATGATAGAAAATTTAGATAATCCACATCTTTTATTTCATGTTCATTTTGGAAAAGCTCAATATTTTTTCTTTACCAATGACTATACAAAAGCTAAAGTTTTAGCAAAAAAAGCCTTAGAATTAGCTCAAAAACTGGGATTGAGACAAAATATTGAAAATGTATATCATCTTCTATCACAAATTTATAAGAAAGAAAAGAATTTTGAAGCCTCCACAGACTACTTAGAAAGACATATAGCTCTTACAGACTCTTTAAAAAAAGAAGAAAATCATAATGAAATCAAACGCCTTCAAGCTGTATTTGAGAGTGAAAGACAAGAGCAGATTATTTCTACACTAAGAGAACAAAAAAAATTGCAAAAATCTGAAATTGCACGTAAAGAAATTTGGAACTACTCACTAGCAACAGGGACAATCTTACTTTTTATCATTGCTATACTTATCTTCATACAAAAGAGAGAAAGAGAACAACAAAACAAACAAATTTTAGAAAAAAGTACAGAAATCGGTCAGCAAAAAGAAGAAATCACACAACAAAACAGCCAACTCAAAGAAACTTTTTCACGCCTTTCTATTCTCTCTGAAATTGGAAGAAAAATAACAGCTACAATGGATGAGAATGCACTCATTTCAATTATTAAAGAAAGTATCGACTCCATTATGTTGGTCGATGGATTTGGTATCGGCGTTTATAATCCTCATTCACAAGCCATTGAATACAGTAATTTTATAGAAAACGGAGAGGTTTTGCCTTTCCATGCAGAGTCAATAACAGAAGAAAATAAAAGTCTCTCGGTACAGTGTTTTTTAAATGATAAAGAGTATTTTACTGTGGATGTCAGAAAAGAATATTTTCAAAAATACCAAAAACATATTAGTCCTATTATTGGAGAGATTCCCCAAACGGCATTTTTTATTCCTCTTCGAATCCGTGAACGTCCCATTGGAGTCATGACGATTCAGAGTTTTAAGAAAAATCCTTATACAGAGGATAATTTGGCTTTGCTTCGCAACCTTTCTACATATGTTTCTATTGCTGTGGCGAATGCTAATGCCTACAAGCTGATTCATAATAAGAACCAAAATATTATGGACAGTATGCGTTATGCCAAGACCATACAAAATGTTCTTACACCTAACGAAAAAACTATTTTAAATAACTTTTCTGAATATTGTCTGATTTATGGAGGAAAAGACATTGTAAGTGGCGATTTTTATTGGCTTACAACTATTGATAAATACACGTTTATCGCTGTGGTAGATTGTACAGGACACGGAATACCGGGAGCTTTCATGTCTATGATTGGAAATATGTTGTTAGAGGAGCTTATCAATCAAGAAAAGCATTTGCAGCCCTCAAAAATATTGAGACTTATGCATGAACGCATTAGAAAACTATTGAAACAAGATAAAAACACAAAACAAAGAAATAGTTCGAAAATTAATAAAGACGGAATGGATATAGTTCTGTGTAGAATCGAACAAAAAACGACTCGTATGCATGAAGTAACCTATTCTGGAGCAAAACGTCCTCTTTGGTATGCAGAACCTACACAAAACGAAATTCAAGAAATTGGAGCTACAAGATGTTCCATAGGAGGAAAACAAAGAGAAAAAATACGACTGTTTGAGGAAGATATTATTTGGCTACCTACTGGCTCTTCTCTATACTTAACCACTGACGGATTTGCCGATCAACACTCTCCACAAGGAGAGCGCATTGGAAGTCATAACTTAAAATTATTTCTCAATACTATCTTAAAGCAAGATATGGCAACTCAACAAGACCTATTAATTGACTTTCTAAAGGCACACCAACAAGGAGCAGAACAGCGAGACGACATTACATTTTGGGGAGTAAAGTTAGGATAATACCTTTTCTTGTTTGATTCAAATTATAGATTAAAGATAGCCTCTATTTTTAACAATTTTTGGGCTTATATTCGAATTAGTTAAATTGTCGTCTTAATGGATAAGAAAAAAGACATTTTCTAAGAAAAGCGCAATAAAAAATAAGAATAAGACAACATGGAAGAGTTTTTAGGTTTTTTGATAGCCATTGTCGTAGGTTTCGTGATGGGTTTGTTAGGTGGAGGAGGTTCTATTTTGGCTGTCCCTATTTTTGTTTATGTACTAAATATTGAAGCTGTTATTGCCACAGGATATTCTTTGTTTGTAGTGGGAGCTGCTGCCCTTGTAGGAGCATATAGATATTTTCAACAAGGATTAGTCAATCTAAAAATAGCTTTAGTATTTGGTGCACCATCGCTTATGATGGTCTATCTCACTCGTGCCTATATTGTTCCAGCTTTACCAGACCCTTTTTTTACGTCTGATTATTTCAACCTTACTAAAAATGCAGCTATTGTAGTCTTTTTTGCTATTGTGATGCTAATTTCTTCAACTATCATGATTCGCAAGGGAGCAAAACAACAGGAACAATCTCATATCCCAAAAACAGTTTCAAAAAAACCTCTAAGAATTCCTGTTCTGATTGTAGATGCTCTTTTAGTTGGACTTATTGCAGGTTTGGTGGGTGCTGGAGGAGGTTTTCTGATTGTGCCTTCACTTGTTTTTTTGGCACGTATTCCGATGAAAGAAGCTATTGCAACATCCCTTTTTATTATTGCTATCAATTCTCTATTGGGTTTTTTAGGAGACTGGCAACAACACGAGATAGACTGGCGTTTTCTGCTTCCCTTTACTAGCTTTACAATAGTAGGTATTTTGTTGGGCACACATTTTTGTAAATATGTTCCTGCTGCCAAACTCAAACAAATTTTTGGTTATTTGGTGTTGTTGATTGCCTTTTTTATTCTTTACAAGGAGTTTGTTCATTAGAAATAAATAGTTTTCTTACCTTCTATTTTCATAGCACCAAGAAAACGAGTAGCTTTGTGGTAAATCATATTTTATTTATTAAGTAAATCAAAACAGACACAATGCAATTTAGAATCGTAGCCTTAGATGTTTTAGAAGCAAACCTAGTCGCACCTACTCAAGAATTACCAAAGCAAATTATGTTTCAGTTTGATGTTAATTTAGAACATCGTTGGAACACAAATGATAATATATTTATTGTTGTTACTACAGTTTCTATTTTCTCTGATAAAAAAGAACATACTCTTGCAAAGTTCAAGACCAATACTGTTTTTCAAATAGAAGACCTTAGCAACTATGTAGATACAGAAAATAGCAAAGTAAATATGCCAACAGATGTAATCTTAGACATCAACGAGCTTGCTATTTCTACTACTCGTGGTTCGTTGTTTTATTTCTTGAAAGGCACTTATCTTCATAATGCTGTTTTGCCAATCATTGACCAAACCATTCCTGTAAACTAATTTAGGAAGACATAAATAAAAGGAATAAAAAAGTCTCTCAAAACAACATTGTTTTGAGAGACTTTTTTTGATAGATAGAAAGCGAAGGATATTTTTACTTAGCAGACTCTTTATCTTTCTTTGTAGTACGCTTACGACGAGTAGTACGTTTTTTCTCTACTACTTCAACAGCTTCTACATCTGCAAAGACACGTCCACAGTGTTCACAAACTACTAATTTTTTTCTTTCTTTTATATCTACTTGGCGTTGAGGAGGAACAATATTGAAACAGCCCCCACAAGCATTACGCTTTACATTCACAACAGCCAAGCCATTACGAGCATTCTGACGAATACGCTCATACGATAAATATAAATTTTCAGCTACGTTTTTGACACGTTTTTCACGCTCTTTCATGAGTTTTGCCTCTTCTTCTTCACTTTCTTTTACAATACCTTCAAGCTCATTGTTTTTAATTTCCAAATCTTTTTTGCGCTCTTCTAACGTTGCCGTTGTGTCTTCGATTTGTTTTTCTTTACGTTCTATTTTGTATTGTGTATCTCTAACTGCTTTTTCAGCAAGACGAATATCCAACTGTTGGTTCTCTATCTCACGAGCAATTGCTTGAAACTCACGGTCGTTACGAACATCCATTTGCTGCTCTTCATATTTTGTGATGAGCTTTTTATGGTCTTTTATAGCGTTTTCTTGAGTAGATTTAAGGTCATCTAATGATTTTTTTTCAGTTTCAAATTTTGAAACTCTTGTCTGATACCCTTCTATTTCGTCCTCCAAATCTTGGACTTCTTCGGGCAAATCGCCTTTTATTTTGCGTAATTCATCTAACTTAGAATCAACTTCTTGGAGTTTTACAAGAGCATCTATTCGTTTGGCTACTGGAGTAGGTTGTTCCATAAAATTGGTTTTGGACTCAGGTGGTTTGTAGAATGAGTTTTGGAATGTCAATTTGCTCAAACTAAATCAGTTATTGACAGTTGGTTTAAAGCAAAGACAATGATTTGCAAAGGTAGTGTTTTTTGCTTAATAAATAAAATAATGAAAAAGTAAGCCTTCCTATACAAATCATTTTCTGAAAATTAATTAGCTAAAAAATTCATAACAACTTTAAAGAATTCTTCTGGTGCTTGTGCGTGTACCCAATGCCCTGCCTCTTCTATGGTATGAACTTTTGCATTAGGAAAGAGTTTTTTTATCATGGGAATATCTTTTTCTTGTATATAACGAGACTCTCCTCCATCAATAAACAAAATTTCCTTTTCATTTGCCTCCACAGATGTTGGTATTTGCTTGTTCGTAGTAACAGCTCCTCCTATTTTATGTATAGATTTTTCCAAGACAGGCAAATTCATTTTCCACTCAAAACCATCTTTTGTGCGAGCCAAATTTTTTAATAAGAACATTCTTGTTCCTTCTTCATCTACATATTCTCCAAGTTTTGTATCTGCATCTCCTCTATTTTTTAAAGTATCTATATCAATTGCTTTCAAACCCGATAAAATATTTTCATGATGAGAAATATTATATTCTCTAGGAGCAATATCTACCACTATCATTTTGTCAAATCCGTTAGGATAGCTTAGAGCATACTGCATAACTACTTTACCTCCCATAGAATGCCCAATGAGCAATGGGTTTTTAAGCTGATGTTCTTCAATAAATATTTGCAAATCATTAGCCAACACGATATAATCCATTTCTACATGATGTGGAGAACGTCCGTGGTTGCGTTGGTCTATCAAAAATACTTGGTAGTGTTCAGCAAACTGACGCCCTAAGGTAAGCCAGTTATCAAGTGAACCAAATACACCATGTAAAATAAGTAAAGGCTGTGCGTTTGAACTTCCTAATTCCTTGTAGTTGAGCTTCATAATCTTGATTTAGTATAAATTTTGATTGATTCTAAGAGACAGTTATTGCCTCAGTTTTCCTTTATAAAACAAAGATAACTCTTTATAACTTATGACCTATCCATAACCTATTTCTTTTAAACAACGAATATTGAAATTTTCAAGAGAGATTTCTGCACGATAAATTCAGTTTTTTCTCTATAAAAACTCATAAAATAGGTTAATTCAATCCTTGAATAATTCAAAAAATAAATTTTCAAAAGTTTTTTTGGTGTAACATTAGAAGTTAATTAACACATTTTCAGTATGTTACACCTCATCAAAAGCTATTTTAGAGAGTATAAGTAAAAAAAGTCTAGTTCAATAGAAAAATAAAAATTTGCCTTAAATTTTGTATATGAAGCTATAAATCACATTTTTTACATCAAAAACCATATCATTTTGAACAAAACAGATTTTTACAAATTTAATTTTGAGTAAATTATCTTTTACAGATAACTCAAGTAATAAACTAAGGTTATTTAGTATTTGATTCTGCAACCTTATACTCTATCTTTGAGTATATAAAAACAAGGAATTGTACAATTTGATTCACACCTCCTTCATTTTATCACCTAATTAGATTATTCTAATACAATTTACTCAACTAAATTTAATTATCTACACTCTGAAAATTTTTACGCTATGAACACTTTAAATCAAATCAACACCAACGAAAATTGCAATGACCTTTTCAACGAACTAGAAAGAGAACTCCACATCGAAGAATTAGAGGAAAGACTGGAAATGACAACTGATGGAGATGGAGATGGAGATGTAGAACCTCCAAAGCTACCTTGGCCACTAGGTTAAACTCTTGTTGAGCTATTCTATTTATACACTTTGATATTACAATATGAAATTTATTCTGTAACCAAGCCTTTTCCGATGTGGAAAAGGTTTTTTTTGTGATATTCTTCACTAAGGATAGCCTATCCATTGAACTTTTACATTATTTTTTTTGTTAAATTGCTTGTTCTTATCTATGAAGATATTAAGAAAAACGTGTATTATATGATTAATTCAATTAACTTTTAAAGATTATGTTAGAATTCGCTCAAGACGAATATCGTATTGGAGGAGTTTCGGCTCTCTCGCTTTCAGAAAAGTATGGAACACCTTTGTATGTATATGATGCAAAGAAAATGGAAAAACAATACAAACAGCTTTGTAAGGCGTTTTCTAAGACTAAGATGAAAGTACACTATGCTTGTAAGGCACTTACGAATATTTCTGTCTTGAAATTCTTTAAATCTTTAGGAGCAGGACTAGATACAGTATCTATTGAAGAAGTACAACTTGGTTTATTGGCTGGCTTTGAGCCATCTGATATTCTCTTTACTCCTAACTCTGTATCACTACAAGAAATCAATGAAGCTGTTGAGTTAGGTGTACAAGTAAATATTGACAGTATTTCTGTATTGGAAGAGTTTGGACATAAGTGGGGAGGAAAAATTCCTGTTTGTATTCGTATAAATCCACACTTGATGGCTGGAGGGAATGCAAAAATTTCTGTTG is a genomic window containing:
- a CDS encoding SiaB family protein kinase, producing the protein MNLNDYYREMLEGEVIVSYKGAPSQSLFDGILSVADERLAALEQKSKIRKKVYHIMIEALQNVYHHTQGEGVQKSESPETVLFVLSKHAKGYEISTGNYIPTSLVSTLQSHIERINQSSAEQIKQLYREQLHGGEVSIKGGAGLGIIDIARRSGEKLVYSFEDAGEDNSFFSLKVKVSA
- a CDS encoding OsmC family protein, translated to MIKVIYQGKLRTEATHISSQNKLLTDAPKDNHGKGETFSPTDLVCSSLASCQMTVMGILAEREGINLEGLEAYVEKIMVDKPRRIGRIKITYTCPDSLELSVKEHEKLHRTAMTCPVGLSLHSDIVQEVEWENLHLKA
- a CDS encoding DUF1987 domain-containing protein, whose translation is MENFFLEGTNKTPQLDFNSNEGRFLIAGRSIPENSIEFYKPLFEWLDNYVSQAKSSTVLDVKLEYFNTSSSKCLVEIFRKLETLQQKNDNVLINWYYEEDDEDMQESGEDFQEIIDVKIVLNEMEEED
- a CDS encoding glycoside hydrolase family 73 protein, yielding MMKQLIILDDAFQTLNEGRQLLTHTIDFEIPYWKKRTHKVHVDIRITDRWLMVIIAILLMIIGLQWWIPRASNTTTQIDNMLVQMPNKSSVIPTSVPAAEPINDVLSYIMTHLEETQSEIPQTHQEQRDKFLVQKQLLITKYLIENKASRLDKLKDDELLKLNEEITQLFIDLVLNNVNAQKHVYTYFTDNKDLNKIETSLMEQAKFHVPASIKLAQSALETAYGQRIVDNNYFGIKDKNRKSSLTTTTEYYTALEKQANKNIIISSQRVVKNGKTLYKCIVKDHFAEYNSPWHSFRSHSIFLSTNKRYSPLFTKGKNYEDWADKIGSTKYGGVGYATSPIYGELLKKIIKRYHLDLLDF
- a CDS encoding D-glycero-alpha-D-manno-heptose-1,7-bisphosphate 7-phosphatase, which produces MKNKKRANNWTLFLDRDGVLNRKLDNDYVKTLDEFTIFETAVEALDILKEHFENIVVVTNQQGIGKGLMTDKDLEVIHNVLLEKLPQIQKIYFCPDLAKTGSPRRKPAIGMAIDAKKDFCEISFKRSVIVGDSLSDMQFGRNAGMKTCFINQYNTFERIKNKALIDFETASLIEAVPYLIHLTKD
- a CDS encoding S1 RNA-binding domain-containing protein translates to MPIQIGQYNTVKILRTTPHGVYVGSSLLDEVLLPQKYIPQDAKEGDEIEVFVYTDTEDRPVAVIEKPIAVVGEIAALRVVDITKFGMFLDWGLIEKDLFLPQDEIPKGNKEARETQKPIQRGDYVFVKLALDHKTNRVIGLGKLGSFIEREDIDLEEDEEVTAIVGQETEIGYRCIVEKDGIYYYGMLYHNEIFGRKNIQGKKHTVYVRKIREDGRIDLRFRKDGFDGIADQSSIIMQKLEENNGFLPISDKSSPEEILDYFNMSKKTFKKLIGNLYRERKISIDKKGIQKTRE
- a CDS encoding 1-aminocyclopropane-1-carboxylate deaminase/D-cysteine desulfhydrase → MLNYPFPSLFEKFLSPAFISEWENKTFNEKNLSVKVLRLDAQHKHIGGNKLYKLYYNLLEAKKQGKKKLLTFGGAYSNHLRATAFAAKELGFESIAIIRGEEHKELNPVLAFCKEQNMQLHYISRSQYREKNDIQFLKELEQKFGSFFLIPEGGSNPLALKGTSHIVDIASNLIEENIDYFVLGIGTGGTAAGILNSVSNKENYLKNKVLAISALKGGSFLKEDIEKLLENFYENDEDKIQSALSHLILNTDFHEGGYAKKSERLVKFIKEFHQNNELEIEPIYTGKAFFAVKELAKDNFFEKGSTIVLIHTGGVF